A window of the Mauremys reevesii isolate NIE-2019 linkage group 26, ASM1616193v1, whole genome shotgun sequence genome harbors these coding sequences:
- the CRLF1 gene encoding cytokine receptor-like factor 1 isoform X1, translated as MITFLFLWLCLPRVESLTYPAVISPQDPTLVIGSSLIAACSVNSDLHLKAEDLYWTLNGRRLPPESYKVLNGTTLSVALANLNGSRQQSGDNLVCHSRDGSILAGSCLYVGLPPEKPVNITCWSKNMKDLTCKWAPGTEGETYLHTNYTLKYKLRWYGRDNTCQEYRTAGQYSCHIPKDLALFTPYEIWVEASNRLGVAVSEVVMLDILDVVTTDPPADVTVSRVGDLEDQLSVRWSSPPALKDFLFQAKYQIQYRVEDSSEWKVVDDVGNQTSCRLAGLRPGTVYFVQVRCNPFGIYGSKKAGIWSDWSNPTAASTPRSDRLPGVCDPKSGEHNTTLRRELKQFFGWVKKHAYGCSNLSIKLYDQWRVWLQKSHKTRNQVLPGDKL; from the exons ATGATCACTTTTTTGTTCCTTTGGCTTTGTCTTCCTCGAGTGGAATCCTTGACAT atccTGCAGTCATATCCCCCCAAGATCCAACTCTGGTGATTGGCTCTTCGCTCATCGCCGCTTGCTCAGTGAACTCTGACTTACACCTGAAAGCAGAGGACCTGTACTGGACTCTGAATGGCAGACGTCTCCCCCCAGAGTCCTACAAGGTCCTCAATGGCACCACCCTCAGCGTGGCTCTAGCCAACCTGAACGGGTCCAGGCAGCAGTCAGGAGATAACCTGGTGTGTCACAGCAGAGACGGCAGCATCCTGGCTGGCTCCTGTCTTTATGTGGGAT TGCCACCAGAAAAACCAGTCAACATAACCTGCTGGTCCAAAAACATGAAAGACCTCACCTGTAAATGGGCCCCCGGCACGGAAGGCGAGACCTACCTGCACACCAACTACACCCTCAAATACAAACTCAG GTGGTACGGCCGGGATAACACGTGCCAGGAGTATCGCACTGCAGGGCAGTACTCCTGCCACATCCCCAAAGACCTGGCCCTCTTCACGCCCTACGAGATCTGGGTGGAGGCCTCCAACCGGCTTGGCGTGGCTGTCTCCGAAGTCGTCATGCTCGACATTCTGGACGTGG TCACCACCGACCCGCCAGCGGACGTCACCGTGAGCCGAGTTGGGGACCTGGAGGACCAGCTGAGCGTTCGCTGGAGCTCCCCGCCTGCGCTGAAGGATTTCCTGTTTCAAGCCAAGTATCAGATCCAGTACCGGGTGGAGGACAGTTCAGAGTGGAAG GTGGTGGACGACGTAGGGAACCAGACATCCTGCCGGCTGGCAGGGCTGCGGCCCGGCACCGTGTACTTCGTCCAAGTTCGGTGTAACCCCTTCGGGATCTACGGCTCCAAAAAGGCCGGGATCTGGAGCGATTGGAGCAACCCCACGGCGGCCTCAACCCCTCGCAGCG ATCGGCTCCCGGGCGTGTGCGACCCCAAGAGCGGCGAGCACAACACCACGCTGCGGCGGGAGCTCAAGCAGTTCTTCGGCTGGGTGAAGAAACACGCCTACGGCTGCTCCAACCTCAGCATCAAGCTCTACGACCAGTGGCGCGTCTGGCTGCAGAAATCTCACAAAACACGGAACCAG GTGCTGCCCGGCGATAAGCTGTAG
- the CRLF1 gene encoding cytokine receptor-like factor 1 isoform X2, with protein MITFLFLWLCLPRVESLTYPAVISPQDPTLVIGSSLIAACSVNSDLHLKAEDLYWTLNGRRLPPESYKVLNGTTLSVALANLNGSRQQSGDNLVCHSRDGSILAGSCLYVGLPPEKPVNITCWSKNMKDLTCKWAPGTEGETYLHTNYTLKYKLRWYGRDNTCQEYRTAGQYSCHIPKDLALFTPYEIWVEASNRLGVAVSEVVMLDILDVVTTDPPADVTVSRVGDLEDQLSVRWSSPPALKDFLFQAKYQIQYRVEDSSEWKVVDDVGNQTSCRLAGLRPGTVYFVQVRCNPFGIYGSKKAGIWSDWSNPTAASTPRSDRLPGVCDPKSGEHNTTLRRELKQFFGWVKKHAYGCSNLSIKLYDQWRVWLQKSHKTRNQVGAARR; from the exons ATGATCACTTTTTTGTTCCTTTGGCTTTGTCTTCCTCGAGTGGAATCCTTGACAT atccTGCAGTCATATCCCCCCAAGATCCAACTCTGGTGATTGGCTCTTCGCTCATCGCCGCTTGCTCAGTGAACTCTGACTTACACCTGAAAGCAGAGGACCTGTACTGGACTCTGAATGGCAGACGTCTCCCCCCAGAGTCCTACAAGGTCCTCAATGGCACCACCCTCAGCGTGGCTCTAGCCAACCTGAACGGGTCCAGGCAGCAGTCAGGAGATAACCTGGTGTGTCACAGCAGAGACGGCAGCATCCTGGCTGGCTCCTGTCTTTATGTGGGAT TGCCACCAGAAAAACCAGTCAACATAACCTGCTGGTCCAAAAACATGAAAGACCTCACCTGTAAATGGGCCCCCGGCACGGAAGGCGAGACCTACCTGCACACCAACTACACCCTCAAATACAAACTCAG GTGGTACGGCCGGGATAACACGTGCCAGGAGTATCGCACTGCAGGGCAGTACTCCTGCCACATCCCCAAAGACCTGGCCCTCTTCACGCCCTACGAGATCTGGGTGGAGGCCTCCAACCGGCTTGGCGTGGCTGTCTCCGAAGTCGTCATGCTCGACATTCTGGACGTGG TCACCACCGACCCGCCAGCGGACGTCACCGTGAGCCGAGTTGGGGACCTGGAGGACCAGCTGAGCGTTCGCTGGAGCTCCCCGCCTGCGCTGAAGGATTTCCTGTTTCAAGCCAAGTATCAGATCCAGTACCGGGTGGAGGACAGTTCAGAGTGGAAG GTGGTGGACGACGTAGGGAACCAGACATCCTGCCGGCTGGCAGGGCTGCGGCCCGGCACCGTGTACTTCGTCCAAGTTCGGTGTAACCCCTTCGGGATCTACGGCTCCAAAAAGGCCGGGATCTGGAGCGATTGGAGCAACCCCACGGCGGCCTCAACCCCTCGCAGCG ATCGGCTCCCGGGCGTGTGCGACCCCAAGAGCGGCGAGCACAACACCACGCTGCGGCGGGAGCTCAAGCAGTTCTTCGGCTGGGTGAAGAAACACGCCTACGGCTGCTCCAACCTCAGCATCAAGCTCTACGACCAGTGGCGCGTCTGGCTGCAGAAATCTCACAAAACACGGAACCAGGTAG GTGCTGCCCGGCGATAA